In the Deinococcus ficus genome, one interval contains:
- a CDS encoding agmatine deiminase family protein, which translates to MQHLAPADATPRDLGFAMPAEWEKHAATWMSWPADDDLWFGHLDGVRAEFAELVATIARFEPVHLLVRDEESDTDARARLGNANVKYHRVPLDDVWMRDNGPIFVQRHVDGRTEVSLVNWKFNAWGGKFHFANDDRVPEYVAGTMNAAHWDMNIVLEGGGLEVNGAGVGLTTRSCFLTDTRNPGLTEEGYTLLLHDLLGVQKLLWLDGGLENDHTDGHIDTITRFTDPRTIVTSVEPDPADPNHAVMAKNLQDLRAMTDADGQPFRIVELPLPAEYLEGAEGRLPPTYANFYIGNGFVVVPQYGDPNDARALEVLRPLFPDREVIGLPSRQIIEGGGSFHCVTQQQPAGVVWKGE; encoded by the coding sequence ATGCAGCACCTCGCGCCCGCCGACGCCACGCCCCGCGACCTGGGGTTCGCCATGCCCGCCGAGTGGGAGAAGCACGCCGCCACCTGGATGAGCTGGCCCGCCGACGACGACCTGTGGTTCGGGCACCTGGACGGCGTGCGCGCCGAGTTCGCGGAGCTGGTCGCCACCATCGCCCGCTTCGAGCCGGTGCACCTGCTCGTCCGCGACGAGGAGAGCGACACGGACGCCCGCGCGCGCCTGGGCAACGCCAACGTGAAGTACCACCGCGTCCCCCTGGACGACGTGTGGATGCGCGACAACGGCCCCATCTTCGTGCAGCGGCACGTAGACGGCCGCACCGAGGTCAGCCTGGTCAACTGGAAGTTCAACGCCTGGGGCGGCAAGTTCCACTTCGCCAACGACGACCGCGTGCCGGAGTACGTGGCCGGCACCATGAACGCCGCCCACTGGGACATGAACATCGTGCTTGAAGGCGGCGGCCTGGAAGTGAACGGCGCGGGCGTGGGCCTCACCACCCGCTCCTGCTTCCTGACCGACACCCGCAACCCCGGCCTGACCGAGGAGGGCTACACGCTGCTGCTGCACGACCTGCTGGGCGTGCAGAAACTCCTGTGGCTGGACGGCGGCCTGGAAAACGACCACACCGACGGGCACATCGACACCATCACCCGCTTCACCGACCCGCGCACCATCGTGACCAGCGTGGAACCCGACCCGGCCGACCCGAACCACGCCGTCATGGCGAAAAACCTCCAGGACCTGCGCGCCATGACCGACGCCGACGGCCAGCCCTTCCGCATCGTGGAGCTGCCCCTCCCGGCCGAGTACCTGGAAGGCGCCGAGGGGCGGCTCCCGCCCACCTACGCGAACTTCTACATCGGCAACGGGTTCGTGGTCGTCCCTCAGTACGGCGACCCGAACGACGCCCGCGCCCTGGAAGTCCTGCGGCCCCTGTTCCCGGACCGCGAGGTGATCGGCCTGCCCAGCCGCCAGATCATCGAGGGCGGCGGCAGCTTCCACTGCGTCACGCAGCAGCAGCCGGCCGGCGTGGTCTGGAAGGGCGAGTAG
- a CDS encoding GNAT family N-acetyltransferase, giving the protein MTHIDLGGGYSARPIPHAAYQDACTRLEDRIFGGGWLYDFGPAPKAPPPLGETFTWGLYHAGPQGEALIGWSHAQQQDERTVYMADTGLLPEHQGHGLYTRLLPHLLGTFRAAGYTLVKSHHRATNNRVLIPKLRAGFTVQGLNLYEGGLNAALTLALDGAYAGAQHVRSGFRPATGETARRLGVPAAAPHPALPAPEVPLPDVVGPAVDLGGGYRLHRVPYDVYQGVYGQLEAAAYETVSFDWQAPPLLSPPDLPRYTWLIGHEGQVAGWQYSRQWDARTAYMVNTALLPAHRGQGVYSRLLPVILKALRAEGYAVVRSHHHATNNAVIVPKLRAGFRLQGLEVDEHGVMAVLHHSFDPVYRAYMDVRSGLTRPTGEVARRLGLD; this is encoded by the coding sequence GTGACCCACATCGACCTGGGCGGCGGGTACTCGGCCCGCCCCATCCCCCACGCGGCGTACCAGGACGCCTGCACCCGCCTGGAAGACCGGATCTTCGGCGGGGGCTGGCTGTACGACTTCGGCCCGGCCCCCAAGGCGCCCCCGCCGCTGGGCGAGACCTTCACCTGGGGCCTGTACCACGCGGGCCCCCAGGGAGAGGCCCTGATCGGCTGGAGCCACGCGCAGCAGCAGGACGAACGGACCGTGTACATGGCCGACACCGGCCTGCTGCCCGAACACCAGGGCCACGGGCTGTACACCCGCCTGCTGCCGCACCTGCTGGGCACCTTCCGCGCCGCCGGGTACACGCTGGTGAAAAGCCACCACCGCGCCACGAACAACCGCGTGCTCATCCCCAAACTCCGCGCCGGGTTCACCGTGCAGGGCCTCAACCTGTACGAGGGCGGCCTGAACGCCGCCCTGACCCTCGCGCTGGACGGGGCGTATGCCGGTGCGCAGCACGTCCGCAGCGGCTTCCGGCCCGCCACTGGAGAAACGGCCCGGCGCCTGGGCGTGCCGGCTGCCGCCCCCCACCCGGCCCTGCCGGCGCCCGAGGTCCCGCTCCCGGACGTGGTGGGCCCGGCCGTGGACCTGGGCGGCGGGTACCGCCTGCACCGCGTGCCGTACGACGTGTACCAGGGCGTGTACGGGCAGCTGGAAGCCGCCGCGTACGAGACGGTGTCCTTCGACTGGCAGGCCCCCCCGCTGCTCTCCCCCCCGGACCTGCCGCGCTATACGTGGCTGATCGGCCATGAGGGGCAGGTCGCCGGCTGGCAGTACTCCCGGCAGTGGGACGCCCGCACGGCGTACATGGTGAACACCGCCCTGCTGCCCGCCCACCGCGGCCAGGGCGTGTACTCGCGCCTGCTGCCCGTGATCCTGAAGGCCCTGCGCGCCGAGGGCTACGCCGTGGTGCGCAGCCACCACCACGCCACCAACAACGCGGTGATCGTGCCGAAACTCCGCGCCGGGTTCCGCCTGCAGGGCCTGGAAGTGGACGAGCACGGCGTGATGGCCGTGCTGCACCACAGTTTCGACCCGGTGTACCGCGCCTACATGGACGTCCGCAGCGGCCTGACCCGCCCGACCGGCGAGGTCGCGCGCCGCCTCGGCCTGGACTGA
- a CDS encoding DsbA family oxidoreductase, with protein sequence MTDLYLDFLCPYAWRGVELAAVLRAEGEPFRLRHYSLVEGNHPDNAGARTWQITAQAAPAGGEGGWQEQSLQAFLAAQAAALQGEEARWAFTLALLRARHEARQDLNEPAFAQAAQDAGLDLERWAQDRADDVARRADLRAELDAAAEIGVFGTPTFVLPDGAAAYYRFEHLTRDPAVARERWSLYRTVLGSEAGIGTIKRAKHRPAK encoded by the coding sequence ATGACGGACCTGTACCTGGATTTCCTGTGCCCGTACGCGTGGCGCGGCGTGGAGCTGGCGGCGGTGCTGCGCGCCGAGGGTGAACCCTTCCGGCTGCGGCACTACTCGCTGGTGGAGGGCAACCACCCGGACAACGCGGGCGCCCGCACCTGGCAGATCACCGCGCAGGCCGCGCCGGCGGGCGGGGAGGGCGGCTGGCAGGAGCAGAGCCTGCAGGCGTTTCTGGCCGCGCAGGCCGCCGCCCTGCAGGGTGAGGAGGCCCGCTGGGCGTTCACGCTGGCCCTGCTGCGCGCCCGCCACGAGGCCAGGCAGGACCTGAACGAACCGGCCTTCGCGCAGGCCGCGCAGGACGCCGGGCTGGACCTGGAGCGCTGGGCGCAGGACCGCGCCGACGACGTGGCGCGCCGCGCGGACCTGCGCGCGGAACTGGACGCCGCGGCGGAGATCGGGGTGTTCGGCACGCCGACGTTCGTGCTGCCGGACGGCGCGGCCGCCTACTACCGCTTCGAGCACCTGACCCGCGACCCCGCCGTGGCCCGGGAGCGCTGGAGCCTGTACCGCACGGTGCTGGGCAGCGAGGCCGGGATCGGCACGATCAAGCGCGCGAAACACCGCCCGGCGAAGTAA